The nucleotide sequence GCGCTGGTGGCCACAGCCCGGGTCATGGCCGGACGAAGGTCGACGAGCAGCCGCTGGAGATCGGTGTGGCCGACCGTGAGCAACCGCTGGGCGGCCTGGAGTTGACTCGCGACGAACGCGTGGACGAAGGCCCCAGCCGCTTGGCGGCCATCGAGCCCTTCGACGGCCGCCACGAGCGCGAACGCTGCGGGATAGGTCCCGGGAGCGGCCGCGTCGTCGACACGCGCTGCGTACGTCGAGATGCGGTCGTCTGCCAGCGTTTCCCGGGAGAGATCCAAAAGCCGACGACCGGACGCACGAGTACTCTCGCGAAACTCCGCCGGCAGCGTCACAGCGAGTACTCGCCGGTCGATCTCGACGACGCGGTCGAGATCCCCGGCTCCGGCCGCTTGTCGGGCGGCCCGAACGGCGACGGCATCACAGACTGCGAGTTGTCGAGCCAGGACCGTCTCGAGGAGCTGGCGGAGATCGGCGGCGTCGGTCACGCGGTCCTCCGCCACAAGCTGTTCGAGCCCGTACGACAGCGAGTCGCTGCCGGTCGGCAGCATCGAGTCGGCCAGCCGCATCGCGGCGAACGCGGGGCCGTCGCTCATCCGGACCC is from Halorhabdus sp. BNX81 and encodes:
- a CDS encoding urease accessory UreF family protein codes for the protein MSDGPAFAAMRLADSMLPTGSDSLSYGLEQLVAEDRVTDAADLRQLLETVLARQLAVCDAVAVRAARQAAGAGDLDRVVEIDRRVLAVTLPAEFRESTRASGRRLLDLSRETLADDRISTYAARVDDAAAPGTYPAAFALVAAVEGLDGRQAAGAFVHAFVASQLQAAQRLLTVGHTDLQRLLVDLRPAMTRAVATSAERSAADLQSFTPGIETAAARHEDADRRLFLS